CGGGTGGAAAAGCCCTGGCGGCTCGCGTGCAGCAGCTGCTTGATGATGCCGTCAGCACCGTTGAGCGCCGCCATCGCCTGCCGTTTTTGCGCCCGGTCCGAGTGCACGTGTTCGCCAATGCACGGACCTTCGCCCGGGAAAGCCCTTCGCCCAATACGGCCGGCGTCACGGTTGGGGGCGAACTCTACCTTTCCCCACGGCTCGCCGAAGCCCCGGAGAAGCTCAGCGGTATTCTCACGCACGAACTGGCCCACCAGCACTTTACCCAGTATCTCGGGGTCCGAAACGCCTACGAGATCCTGCCGCGCTGGTTCGCTGAAGGCTTCGCAGTGGTAGTTTCAGGAGCCGGGGCCGACCGGGTGAGCGAACAGGAAGCGATTCGCGCCATCATCAACGGCGAACAACTGTATCTCTCGGGCGACCCTCGATCCTTGCCCACCAACAGCCGCTCATATGGAGTGCAGCCGCACATGTTTTATCGGCAAAGCACGATGTTCGTGGAGTTTCTGGAGCGAAACTACGGCGAGGAGAAATTTGGGAACCTGCTGCGTCGCCTCTTCGGGGGCGAGAGGTTTGACGGCGCCTTTGTAGCGGCCTTCGGTAGGCCCGTGCCGATAGCCTGGTCGGAGTTTGTCGACTCGGTCAAAACAACACACCTTGCAGAGCCGGATCGGAAGCCGTAAAAAAACCGGCGCAACCTGTACGCCGGCCAAAGAGCGAGAGTGTGGAAGGAAAGAAGCGACCGGATCGATGATGCCGATCCGGTCCAGGGGATCCGTTACTGAAAATCAACCATCACCGTTTCACCGGAAGTTACCGTTACATTCCGGGTCGAGCTGAAGGTGATGTCATCATCGGTATCGGGCTGGTCGGCCGCCGCGTCGCAGGTCAAGGCAACGGTGTAGTCGCCCACGCCGAGGAAAGAGACCGTATAAGTATAGGCCCCAATGGACTCATCCAGGGCCAGTGCTCCGCTGGCCAGCGGTGAACTGTCGCCGTTGGCATATTCATCATCCGGGACGACATCCGATCCCGAATAGACATAGGCCGCGCAGCCGCTTTCGGCATCGGCGTCGGCGTCTGCCGGCGTCGTCCCAGACACCTCGTAGTTGCCGGACACGGTACCCGCTATATTCCCGGCAGCCTCGGTCTGGACGATACGCAGCGTCGGCCGCAATTTATAGCCATTGGCGTCTTCATGGACCGACTTGCGCAAGTCGAAATCGATAGTGAAATCCACTCCGCCCCCCTGGGGAACCGTAAAACCGCGATTCAGTTTCAGCCCGCTTTGATCCGCGGAGGGGATCGTCAGAGGATGTATGGCTCCGTCTTTCAATTCGATATAGGAAGCTTCGGTGCCGTCGGTGACATGCAGCCGGATCCAGTTATAGCGCCCCGCTGCCACAGTCACTCCCTCCAGCAGGGGTGCCGTTTCGCCGTTCTGAAGAGCGAGCAGATCGATCTGTCCCCCTGCGGCATCGAAGGTAACGGCCTCACCATCGGCCGGCTTCAGTTCCACGCTGTCAAACTGAACGACCACCGCCGTTGCTCCGTCGACAGGCGCATCAGTCACCAACAGGTCGACAGTCCCCGTACCACCATCACTGCCGCCGCAACCGGCCAACAGGAACGGTACCGCGAAAAGCGCATAACGTGGATGCATGGTTCTTCTCCGTTTTGGCATCAAATTTTTCGATTCAGCCTAACGGGAAAAAGTAGAAGACAACGTGGCTTGGATCACGCTGGCGGCCGTTTAAATTCACCGGCCGTGACGGGTATCACACGATAGGCCCTTCGGTGCCGTCGTCAGGCAGTTCTTCCGGAAGCAGATCTTCATGAAAAGCATCAACCCGGGCGGAGACGGCGTCCACCTTCTGGAAGCGGGCCAGGTGAAACAGCGCCTCACCTTCATGCACGAGCGGAAGATTACTGCGCCCGATAACGATTCCATCGCTCGGCGCACGCACTTCCAACTCAGATTCACCAAAGGAGTCGGAGACCATGCCGAGAAGGGTGCCCTTTTTCACCTTCGCGCCAATCGGGACCGATGCCCGAAAGATTCCACTCTCGGGCGCACGTACCCAGTTACTGGCCCTCGCCACGACGGGTCGGGGCTCGCTTTTTCGGGGGTGTCCCGTCGGGGGCAGCATTTTCAGCTCGCGAAGGACATTGACGATTCCACGGACACCGGCCCGAATGGAGACCTCATCGAAGCGCAGGGCCTCCCCCGCTTCATAGAGAAGCATCGGTACTCCCTTTTCGACCGCTGCCTGGCGCAGAGATCCGTCACGCAAGTCGGCATTGATCATGACCGGGGTGCCGAAGGCCTTGGCGATGCGGGCGGTCTCCTGATCATCGAGATAAGCGCGAATGTGCGGCAGGTTGGTGCGGTGCACACCGCCGGTGTGCAGGTCGATGCCGTACTGGCTCTGGGCGACGATCTCGGCCATGAACAGATTGGCGATACGTGCCGCCAATGAGCCGCGCTCCATGCCGGGGAAGCTGCGATTGAGATCGCGCCGGTCCGGAAGATATCGGGAGCGATCGAGGAAGCCGTGCACATTGACGATGGGGATGGCAATGAGCGCCCCGCGCAGCCGTTTCACAGCCGGATGCTTCAACAATCGGCGGATAATCTCGACACCGTTGAGTTCATCGCCGTGAATCGCGGCGCAAACAAACAGCGTCGGACCCTCACGGCGCCCGTTGATGACATGCACGGGCATGGCCAGATTGGTATGGGTATAGAGCTTCGCCACCGGCAGATTGATGGTCCGCCGCTCCCCGGGACCTACTGTCGATCCATTGATCGAAATCGCAGCGCCCACTATCCCGTACCCCGTGTCCGGGTCCGATTCGGGCGGGCGTGGGTTTCAATAAAGCGATAGATCATGCCTGCAATATCCTTGTGCGTGGCCGTCTCGATACCTTCCAGTCCGGGGGACGAATTCACTTCCAGGACGACCGGTCCTTCCCGGGATCGCAGAATATCCACGCCGGCCACGTTCAGCCCCATGGTTCGGGCCGCGCGTACGGCCGTAGAGCGTTCTGCGGGGCTGAGCTTGATGACCGAGGCCGTGCCGCCGCGATGAAGATTGGAGCGAAATTCGCCCTCCCGCGCCTGACGCATCATTGCCGCGACCACCCGTTGACCGATTACCAGGCAGCGGATATCGGCGCCGCCGGCCTCCTTGACGAACTCCTGCACCAGGAAGTCGGCTTTCAGTTCACGAAAGGCATCGATGACACTCTCGGCAGCCTTCTTGGTTTCCGCCAGCACCACCCCTTTACCCTGGGTACCCTCCAGCAGCTTGACCACCAGAGGTGCGCCCCCCACCAGGCGAATCAGGTCTTCGGTACTCTCCACACTGTGCGCGAAACTGGTGATGGGAAGACCGATACCTTTGCGCGAGAGTAGTTGCAGAGAGCGCAACTTGTCGCGACTGCGGCCGATGGCGACCGATTCGTTGAGCGGGAACGTATTCATCATTTCGAACTGCCGCAGAACCGCCAGTCCGTAAAAGGTGATCGATGCCCCGATACGGGGAATCACCGCATCGAAATGTTCCAGGCGTTCCCCCTTGTAGTAGATAGCCGGCCGCATGGTGGCGATATCCATATAGCATTTCAGGGTATCGAACACGTGGACCTCATGGTCCCTGGCATGGCCAGCCTCCACCAGACGGCGAGTGGAGTAGAGGTTTCGGTTGCGGGAAAGAATGGCGATTTTCATTTGACAACCTTTACAGGAACATTCAGGAAAACGATTTCATCGGCCAATGAACAAGCGGTCCGAACCGATTGGTTGCCGAAACAAGGACTACGTCGGTTCGGGCGGCCTGCCTATGAGATAGGAACTGCCTGGATGTACGACAAAACGGCCCTTGAGCGCCGTGCGCCCCAGCAGCATTCGGAACTGCATGGTATCCCGATGGGTAAGCGTCATTTCAATGGGCCATTCAAAGCCGCCCACACGGACCGGCGTAACAATCACAAAACGCTGTTCGCGATGTCCGCCGGAATCACTGACCCAGCGAAAATCGCTCACTTCCGCAAAACACTCTGCAACCGGTTTTTGGCGTTTTTGCATCGGATGCACAGCGAAGCGCACATGAAGGCTCCCCCGCTCCCGATAAGGCTTTACCGAGAAGGCATGGAGGGCCGATGTACGGGCGCCGGTGTCCACCTTGGCCTTGATGTGATCGATCCCCAGTTGCGGCAGCGAAACCCACTCACGCCAACCCACTCCCGGCAAATCCCGCTTGGGCATTTTTTCCCCTTGTTCAGACAGGTGAATCGCCCTGCCCTCGACCCGCAAAGTGAACGGCTTTTTTAATGAATAGGCAGAGGACACCTGAAGTATACTACCCGCCCGTTCTCTGCCAATCGCAACCCAATGCCTGAAAACCTGCTCATCTTACATCCGGCCGAACCGTACACCTGCATTTCCGAAGTCGAAATTCTGGAGGCCCTGCGCGAGATCGGCCTGGCAGATGACGAATTCGAATGGCAGGAAGAGCGCCATTTCCGCCCCGGTGAACGGTATCTACAGCTCATCACCTTTCTCGGCTGCTCTCCGGTCGTTTCGCTGGGCGAGCCGGGTGTCACCGGCGATGAATTTGCACATCTGGCGATCGAGGTGAAAGACGACCACCCGGTGCTGATGGCCGGCAGTAACATCAAGCAGCCTCGCTGCCCGAAGTGCCGCGAGCGGGTGACATCGGTTCAGGAAAACAGCAATTGGCAGTGTCCCGCCTGTGCCCACGAAACCACCACCGAATGTCTCGACTGGCGCCAAAGCGCGGGATTTGGCCGGATCTTCGTCAAGATTTGGGGGGTGTTCGAGGGCGAGGCCGTGCCTTCGGATGAGCTGCTGCGTCGCCTGGGGGCCATTGCCGATACGCCGTGGAAATACTTCTACCTGCGGCGCTAACAAAAACCGCAGGCGAACTGGCGACCGCGAAATCCGCCAAGGGCGGACTCCCGCCAATCCACCCTGCCGGTTAGAGGCGCTTGCGGACGATCGCGGCGATCTCCTCGTCGGAGAGGTCCACCGGGTTGCTCTTCATGCTGTTATTGCGCGAGCCGGCGACAATGCGGGGAATGTCCGCTTCACCGACACCGAACTCCGAGAGGCGCGGCAAGTCCAGCCGCCGGGTCCACTCCTCGAGGCTCTTCACCAGGACCCGGCAGGCGGAGCGCACCTCACCGGCTTCCCCGCCACTCAGCAGCCGGCCGACGGCCGCATACTTTTGCAGGGAGCGGTGTTCCGGATCGCGTACCTCCAGCGCATGCACGTTGACCTCGGTAGCAGCGGCCAATACGGTACCGCAGGCAACACCGTGCGGGATGGGAAACAGCGATCCGAACGGCTGCGCCAGCCCGTGCACGGAACCGAGACCTACCTGGGCCAGTGTAATCCCCGAGATCAGGGCGCCATAGGCCATGGCCGCACGTCCGCTGCGTGCCGCTTCCCCTTCGCCCCCCTGCAACGCATCGAAAAAACCGCCCGCAACTGCTTCAAGGCCGCTCCAGGCCAGCGCGTCGGTTACCGGATTGGCCCGCCTGGAAACATAGGACTCGATGAGTTGCGTGAAGGCATCCATACCCTGTGCCGCCATCAATTCACGCGGACAACCCGCCAGCAGCATCGGATCGATCAGGGCCACCCGGGCAACCATGGAATCATCACGAAACGATTTCTTGAAACCATCCGTGCCGCGCTGACTGAGCACCGCATTCTTGGTCGCCTCGCTGCCGGTGCCGGCGGTGGTGGGCACGGCGACCAACGGCAATGGAGTTCCCTCGTAAGGTAGACCGCGCCCCACGTCCTCCAGGTGGTCAAAAACCGAGTTGCCCCGGGGCAGTAGAGCGGCAATCGCCTTGGCGGCGTCCAGCACACTGCCGCCCCCGATCCCGGCCACCACGTTGATCTCACGCCCCACGCCGGAAACGATGTCATCGATTTGTCGGGGCGAGGGCTCATCCTCGACGGAGACGCATTCAAAGCGAACGCCCTGCTCTACTAGGCCACGTTTCAGGACCTCCCAGTGTGGTCCGGCCCGAAACGACTTGCCGCCCATCACCAGCAGCACAGAATCACCGTAGCTGCTGATCAGCCCGGGCAACTCCGAAAGGCGACCGTCACCAAAGACGATGCGGGGCAGGTTTCCTATCGTGAAAGCGTCTATTTTCATCATATTTGCCATCAACGGAACTTGCGCAGATACCACTTCTCGAAGGCAATCTTCGACCAGTGCCAGAACCGGCTGGCAGGCAGGACCACACCACGGCTGGGGTTGCGCATCACCAGCATTCCCTTGTCCACGCTATCGACAATGCACATCAGCTCAACCTTGAAGGTTTCGTTCGGTTCCCGTCCATTGAGCTCCGCTATCAGATTAGCGGCCGCGGCACCCGCCTGCAGATCGGCCATGTGCGCCTGTTTGGGCATCCATTCGGGCCCCGGAAACGAACCGCTGTCACCGGCCACATAGATCCGCTCACTGCCCTCCACGCGGCACTGGGCATCGGCCTTCAGCAGACCACCTTCGGAGCGGGAGAGTTCGGTGTTGTCGAACCACTGGTTGCCGGTCATGCCGGGCATGAACAGAATCAGATCGGCACTGAACTCGCCGCCCTCGGTGATCACCCGGTCCGCTTCAAAGGCTTTCATCTTGTGACCGAGGTGGGTGTCGATGCCCCGCTTCGCCATCTCATCCAGCAATCCCTTGACCGCCTTCGGACCCAGCCGTTTACCCGGTTCCGGTGCCGGGCTGAAGAACACCAATTTGAACTTGTCCCGCCGCCCCTGCTTGCGCAGCAGTGTGTCGATACCAAACAGGAACTCGAACATGGGTCCCCCGCGCATGGCCGACGGCTCCTTGGGATTGCCGCCGAAACCGATGGCGATAGTGCCGCCCTCCATGGACTCCAGCCGGTCACGGATTTGAACGGCGGCAGGGATCCCCTCACAGGGCGTGATGGCGTGTTCGATACCCGGGAGTTTCTTGATGAAACGGCCGCCAGTGGCAACCAGCAAAGCATCATTTTCCACCTCGCCGTTGTCCGTGAGCACCCGCCGCCCGTTGTCGGCCAGCCCGGTCACCGTACCGGCATGGAAACGCACATCGTGGCGGCGGAAAAAGGACTGCAACGGAACCACCAAATCCTCGGGTTTTCGCTGACCCGAGGGGATCCAGATCAGACTGGGCAGGAAAACGAATTCCGGCCGCGGAGCAATAACCGTGATCTCCGCTTCCTTGTCCAGAGCACGCAGACGCTCCACGGCGGTCACTGCGGCAAAGCCTGTTCCTGTCACCGTAATCCGCTGACTCATCCTCTTCCTCCCAATTCAAATACAGATAGTTTCCAAACTACACACGCCCTTATTACCTTTGCGGTTAGCTTTTCTTTCCATCAGGCGTGTGACAAATCGACTCATCATCGGGGTTTTCCACTGCCAGGGCGATGTCCTGAACCAGTTCACGCAGCTCTTCCAGGGTGATACAGCCGAGCATGCGTGCAAACAGATCAGGGTCGATCCGGACTTGGCATGGCGTACCATCCGATAATTGAACGCGGACGCCCGCGGCACTGTGTTCGATGACCTCGTCTTCGAGCAGTTCGGCAGTCTCCTGTAACAACTTTTCATACTGCTCGTCGATCGCCGCATCAAGCTCTTCGGACAGCTCTTCCGGGACCATGGCGATCAGCCCGTTTTTATCGGAGAAACGGTACTCCACGCCTTTCGTTTTCAGAAACTCTCCGAATCGATCCCTGATGCTTTCGTCAAAAAACAGGTATTCAAGCATTGTATTACTCCGCTAACGACGTGGAGGCCGACGAGCCATTGTGCCAAACCGCCAGTCTCTCATGCCACGCAAACGGCTTTTAATTTTGCTGCAGGCGTTTTCGGAGGAGATAGCGTCGGCGGGCCACAAAAGGCAGGAGTGTTATCACCCCCAGGAGGACGAATGCCAGCAAGACCTCGGGTGGAGCTGCATCTCCCTCCACGACCTCGCGCCCGGCAAAGCCCAGATAGGCATAGGCAAAGGAGCCGGGGCCCAAAAACGTGAAGGTGGTGAGCACATAGATCGAAAGGGAGATTCGGGTCAGACCGAATGCATAGTTAAGCAGGGCAAAGGGAAAGACGGGCACCAGCCGCGTGAAAGCCACAAATCGCCAGCCCTCCTTTTCCGCGCCGCGAATAACCTGCCGAAGCCGCCCATGGGTCTGTCGTCGTACCCAGTCAGAGGTGATGTAGCGTGCCGCGATAAACGCCAGAACGGCCCCCGTGGTGGCTCCGGCAAGGTTATAAAGCACGCCCCAGTAAGGCCCGAAGAGTGCCCCGCCGGCCAGCATCATCAAGGTCGATGGCACAAACAACACCACCCCAAGCGCAAAGATGGCAACGAACAGCAGCGGCGCCCAGAACCCGGCGCTCCGCACCGATTCCTCCAGTGCCTTACCCTCGAACTGGCCGCGATAGGCCAGAGCCAGGACGATGCCGAGTCCCAGCAAGACAATGATCAGGATGCGACCGATATGCTTTACCGCCACGGTTTTACCCCTAAACGCAGGTGTGCCGGACTACTGGCGGGCAAACGTCACGAAGGCGATGGCCTGTTCGCGTCCATCGGAAAGCGAGACAAACGTGTGAGTCACGCCCTGCTCGGCAAGCAACTCACGGGCCCGTCCGGAAAAGGTGAATTCAGGCCGGCCCAGTTCGTTATTGGCAATGCCGATCTGACGCAGACTCAAGCCGTTGCGAAAGCCTGTCCCGAATGCCTTGGCTGCTGCTTCCTTGGCCGCGAAACGCTTGGCCAGAAAAGCCGCGGGATTGCCCGCCCGTCGGTAGGCCTCCATCTCGTGTTCAACCAGGATGCGCCCGGCAAAGCGCTCCCCGTGGCGCTCTATGCTTGCGCGAATACGCGCGATGTCCACGATGTCCGTGCCTATGCCGACGATCATCGGCCGCTTCGCAGCAGTGTCCGGGTACGGGCCTCGACCATCAGCCGCTTCATTTCGCGAACGGACTCCTGCAAACCGCTGAAGAGTGCACGGGCGATGATCGCATGGCCGATATTCAGCTCCTGAATGGCGGGTATCCGGGCAATGCTTTCGACGTTGTGGTAGTGAAGACCATGCCCGGCATTCACCTGCAGACCCAGATCCCGGCCCCGAACGACGGCCGCTTCGATACGGTCCAACTCCACCGCGCTTTCGGCGGCATCTTTCGCGTCGGCGAAATGACCCGTATGGATCTCGATTACCGGCGCTGCCACTTCCGCTGCTGCCTCGATCTGCCGCGGATCGGCATCAATGAAGAGCGACACGCGAACGCCGGCTTCGGCCAACCGTTGACACGCCTCGCGCATGCGCGGCAATTGGCCGGCGACGTCCAGCCCCCCTTCAGTGGTGAGCTCTTCGCGTCGCTCCGGGACCAGACAACAATCCGAAGGTGCGATGCGTTCCGCGATCCCCAGCATCTCGTCCGTCACCGCCATCTCCAGGTTCATGCGCGTCTGGAGGATTCCCGCCAGGACCTCCACATCGCGATCCTGGATGTGACGGCGATCTTCACGCAGGTGAAGCGTGATTCCATCGGCACCGGCCTGCTCCGCCTCGATAGCTGCCTGTATCGGGTCGGGATACCGGGTTCCACGTGCCTGCCGCAGCGTTGCCACGTGATCGATATTGACGCCGAGGAGGATCTCCTGAATCTCGCCCACTTGCGTTACTCTCCTGATGGTTGTGGTCGTTTGCTACCCGCAAATTGCCGGAACAGGGCCCGGCTGGCGAGGGGCTTGTCGCCCAGATAGAGTCGGAGGGCGTTTCGCATCAGCAGCTTGGCCTCGGCCCGGCCTTGTGGATCCGGCGGCGGCAATCCGCTCGCCAGCGCCAGCAGGGTTTCGCCCCGCACCGGGATACCTCCGCCTCCCTGGTCGGGAACCGGGCCGCGCTCCAGATGATACCAATAACGACCTCCCGATTGTACGGGACCGCCGCCCTCCGCTTCATCCCCCAGCAACAGCCCGTATCCGAGACACTGCAGTAGATCCCGTTCAAACAGGCGTAGCGTCCATTCCATATCGGAACCCCTGGTCAACGCTGACACAGTACGGGCATAGACAGGATAGAGGTCCGGCTGGGGATCATGCCGCTCGACCAGGCGTAGCAGTACTTCATTCAGATAGAAGCCGCCCGCCAGGGCAGGACCGGCCGGAAACAGCGGCCGCTCCGCAGGTTCGGCACCGGTCAGGGTGCGGAGCTCGCCCCGCCCCGTCCAGGACAGCAGCAGTGGCTGAAAGGGCTGTAGCAGCCCCTTGAGTGCGGAGCGGGGTCGACGGGCGCCCTTTGCCACCAGTCCCACCCGACCATACCGGCCGGTGAATACCTCGAGCAAAAGACTGGTGTCGCGATAGGGTTTGCGGTGGAGAACGAATCCAGGTTCGAGAGATATTCGTCTCTCAGTATTCATCCCGGTAGCCGAAATTACGCAGGGAGCGCTCGCTGTCGGACCAGCCTTCCTTGACCTTGACCCAAAGCTCCAGAAACACGTGCTGTCCGAACAGGCGCTCCATGTCCAATCGCGCCTGCCGACCGACTTCCTTCAGAACCCGGCCGCCCTTGCCAATAACGATACGCTTCTGGCTGTCGCGCTCCACCCAGATGAGCGCATTGATGCGCAGCCGCTCCTCTTCTTCCCGAAACTGCTCGATCTCCACGGTCAGCGCATAAGGGATCTCTTTACCGAGGTTCCGCATCAGTTTTTCCCGGACCAGTTCGGCGGCCAGGAACCGTTCGCTGCGATCGGTCACCTGATCCGCGGGAAAGAGCGCGGGCCCTTCCGGAATCCGTTTTTCCACGACCGCTTCCAGCGCGCCGATATTGTCTCCCTTCAGGGCCGAGACCGGCAGCACCTCGTCAAACGCATGGCGCTGCCCCAATTTCGCCAGATACGGCAGCAATTCATTCTTTTCGTTCAGCCGATCGACCTTGTTGACCACAGCCATCACCGGAGCCCGGGCATTTTTCAGCTGCAGGAGAACGTTTTCATCCTCATCGGTCCAGCGGCCTGCCTCGAGTACGAACAGGATCAGGTCCACATCGCTCAGCGATGAGCTGGCCGCCCGATTCATGTAGCGATTGACCGCCTTTTTTGCCTGCAGATGCAGGCCGGGTGTGTCCACATAGATCACCTGCAGGTCACCCTCGCTCTTGATGCCGAGGATCCGGTGCCGGGTCGTCTGTGGTTTATGGGAGGTGATACTGATCTTCTGGCCGAGGATGTGGTTCATCAACGTCGACTTGCCTACGTTGGGACGGCCAACGATCGCCACGAAGCCACTACGCGTCACTTCAACCATTTTCCAGTTGCTCCAGAGCGGCCTTTGCCGCCGCTTGTTCGGCCTTGCGCCGGCTGCCCCCGGTTCCTTTCACCAGCATATCCAGTCCGGAGATGCGGCAGCCGACCACAAATGTCTGTTCATGGGCATCACCCTCTACCGAGAGGACGGAATAGCCGGGAAGGGGTTCATGCCGTGACTGCAGAAGCTCCTGAAGGCGTGTTTTGGGATCCTTGAGCACCTCCGATGGGGAAACGTTCTGCAGTTCTTCTTCAAAAAGTGACAGGATACGTGTGCGGGCGGCCGCAATACCGGCATCGAGATAGACGGCACCAATCAGTGCCTCAAGACCATCGGCCAGAATGGATTCGCGTCGAAAACCGCCGCTTTTGAGTTCACCCGGACCGAGTCTCAGGTGCTCTCCCAAATCCAGCGTGATGGCCAGGCGAGCCAGCGTCTCTCCTTTGACCAGAGCCGCCCGTAGCCGGCTCAGCGTGCCCTCGTTCGCTTTGGAGAAGCGCTCGTAGAGTTCGGCAGAGATGACAAAGCTAAGAACCGCATCACCCAGAAACTCCAGACGTTCATTGTTTGCACTGCCTGCACTGCGATGGGTCAGTGCCGCCTCCAGCAGTCGCTGATCACCGAACGTATGCCCCAGGCGCCGACTCAGTCGTTCCAGGTCGCCCCTCAAGGTGCCCTCACCTCTACGCGATCATCGAATGAAACCACGAAATCGATGTTCGATATGAATGGTGTGCGGACCTCATAGGCGATACCGACCTTGTAAACGCCCCGGCCGCGCTCGATTTCGATATCGGTGCGTTTCACGCTTTCCACGTCGTTGATATTCAGGCGTTTCGTCAGTTTACTGCGAATCTCCGAGGGCCCCATCGGCTCCTTCTCTTTGGCCAGGCTCTCAAGAGAGGAAGTCACTGCCATATGCTCGATATAGACAGGAAAAAGCTTCAGGACCATCATTGTCAAAAAGGCGATAACACCCAGAATCACAATCCAGCTAATCAGGGTAATCCCCTGCTCGCGAGTGTGCTGTTTCATGTTAGATGGCACTTTCAGAGTCCTCCAAAAGCGTCAGGACAAGGCGCAGCGCGCAGGCAATGGTCATCCCTTGTCAAGCGCTGCAACGCCGTCATGGCGCTTTTGGGGGGCTCCCTCCGGGCGAGCCGCTGGCCGGCCATCTGCGGCGTTACGCTTGCTTGAAAGGGGCCCGCCATTCCTGCGCAAGCGCGCCTTGCATCTGGCCGTCCAGCGGCTCGCTGAAAGCGCCATTTAACATGAAACAGTACACTAACCCGCATCGCGCTGCTCCCAAACAATCAATCGATCCGCGTACCAATCCGATCCCAGGCGATAATACCGTCCGCTCCCGAATCCCAATTCATCCAGACAAAAAACGCCTTGCCGACCACATTACGGTTCGGAACCGTTCCCCAGAAACGGCTGTCCCGGCTGTTGTCGCGGTTATCGCCCATGACGAAGTATTCGTCGTCGGGGACGGTGAAAGAAAAATCCCGATCCTGACGGTCCGGCCACACCAGGATCCGGTGCTCGTTTCCCGGCAATGCCTCTAGCCGCTCGCTGGCACC
This genomic interval from Thiohalomonas denitrificans contains the following:
- a CDS encoding DUF4382 domain-containing protein; translation: MHPRYALFAVPFLLAGCGGSDGGTGTVDLLVTDAPVDGATAVVVQFDSVELKPADGEAVTFDAAGGQIDLLALQNGETAPLLEGVTVAAGRYNWIRLHVTDGTEASYIELKDGAIHPLTIPSADQSGLKLNRGFTVPQGGGVDFTIDFDLRKSVHEDANGYKLRPTLRIVQTEAAGNIAGTVSGNYEVSGTTPADADADAESGCAAYVYSGSDVVPDDEYANGDSSPLASGALALDESIGAYTYTVSFLGVGDYTVALTCDAAADQPDTDDDITFSSTRNVTVTSGETVMVDFQ
- a CDS encoding ATP-dependent zinc protease family protein, which encodes MPKRDLPGVGWREWVSLPQLGIDHIKAKVDTGARTSALHAFSVKPYRERGSLHVRFAVHPMQKRQKPVAECFAEVSDFRWVSDSGGHREQRFVIVTPVRVGGFEWPIEMTLTHRDTMQFRMLLGRTALKGRFVVHPGSSYLIGRPPEPT
- a CDS encoding TVP38/TMEM64 family protein; translation: MAVKHIGRILIIVLLGLGIVLALAYRGQFEGKALEESVRSAGFWAPLLFVAIFALGVVLFVPSTLMMLAGGALFGPYWGVLYNLAGATTGAVLAFIAARYITSDWVRRQTHGRLRQVIRGAEKEGWRFVAFTRLVPVFPFALLNYAFGLTRISLSIYVLTTFTFLGPGSFAYAYLGFAGREVVEGDAAPPEVLLAFVLLGVITLLPFVARRRYLLRKRLQQN
- a CDS encoding NAD(P)/FAD-dependent oxidoreductase; protein product: MSQRITVTGTGFAAVTAVERLRALDKEAEITVIAPRPEFVFLPSLIWIPSGQRKPEDLVVPLQSFFRRHDVRFHAGTVTGLADNGRRVLTDNGEVENDALLVATGGRFIKKLPGIEHAITPCEGIPAAVQIRDRLESMEGGTIAIGFGGNPKEPSAMRGGPMFEFLFGIDTLLRKQGRRDKFKLVFFSPAPEPGKRLGPKAVKGLLDEMAKRGIDTHLGHKMKAFEADRVITEGGEFSADLILFMPGMTGNQWFDNTELSRSEGGLLKADAQCRVEGSERIYVAGDSGSFPGPEWMPKQAHMADLQAGAAAANLIAELNGREPNETFKVELMCIVDSVDKGMLVMRNPSRGVVLPASRFWHWSKIAFEKWYLRKFR
- the acpS gene encoding holo-ACP synthase, with product MIVGIGTDIVDIARIRASIERHGERFAGRILVEHEMEAYRRAGNPAAFLAKRFAAKEAAAKAFGTGFRNGLSLRQIGIANNELGRPEFTFSGRARELLAEQGVTHTFVSLSDGREQAIAFVTFARQ
- the rimK gene encoding 30S ribosomal protein S6--L-glutamate ligase, which codes for MKIAILSRNRNLYSTRRLVEAGHARDHEVHVFDTLKCYMDIATMRPAIYYKGERLEHFDAVIPRIGASITFYGLAVLRQFEMMNTFPLNESVAIGRSRDKLRSLQLLSRKGIGLPITSFAHSVESTEDLIRLVGGAPLVVKLLEGTQGKGVVLAETKKAAESVIDAFRELKADFLVQEFVKEAGGADIRCLVIGQRVVAAMMRQAREGEFRSNLHRGGTASVIKLSPAERSTAVRAARTMGLNVAGVDILRSREGPVVLEVNSSPGLEGIETATHKDIAGMIYRFIETHARPNRTRTRGTG
- a CDS encoding peptidase MA family metallohydrolase, with amino-acid sequence MILFLVGLHRPGSGKNRDIPRSGTASPTWSLPLLRRVRAAIPLFALVLATGMLLSGCGSPKPSVAAATGPMDHFIALESDGRILYEAGGKALAARVQQLLDDAVSTVERRHRLPFLRPVRVHVFANARTFARESPSPNTAGVTVGGELYLSPRLAEAPEKLSGILTHELAHQHFTQYLGVRNAYEILPRWFAEGFAVVVSGAGADRVSEQEAIRAIINGEQLYLSGDPRSLPTNSRSYGVQPHMFYRQSTMFVEFLERNYGEEKFGNLLRRLFGGERFDGAFVAAFGRPVPIAWSEFVDSVKTTHLAEPDRKP
- a CDS encoding succinylglutamate desuccinylase/aspartoacylase family protein produces the protein MGAAISINGSTVGPGERRTINLPVAKLYTHTNLAMPVHVINGRREGPTLFVCAAIHGDELNGVEIIRRLLKHPAVKRLRGALIAIPIVNVHGFLDRSRYLPDRRDLNRSFPGMERGSLAARIANLFMAEIVAQSQYGIDLHTGGVHRTNLPHIRAYLDDQETARIAKAFGTPVMINADLRDGSLRQAAVEKGVPMLLYEAGEALRFDEVSIRAGVRGIVNVLRELKMLPPTGHPRKSEPRPVVARASNWVRAPESGIFRASVPIGAKVKKGTLLGMVSDSFGESELEVRAPSDGIVIGRSNLPLVHEGEALFHLARFQKVDAVSARVDAFHEDLLPEELPDDGTEGPIV
- a CDS encoding iron-containing alcohol dehydrogenase, producing the protein MMKIDAFTIGNLPRIVFGDGRLSELPGLISSYGDSVLLVMGGKSFRAGPHWEVLKRGLVEQGVRFECVSVEDEPSPRQIDDIVSGVGREINVVAGIGGGSVLDAAKAIAALLPRGNSVFDHLEDVGRGLPYEGTPLPLVAVPTTAGTGSEATKNAVLSQRGTDGFKKSFRDDSMVARVALIDPMLLAGCPRELMAAQGMDAFTQLIESYVSRRANPVTDALAWSGLEAVAGGFFDALQGGEGEAARSGRAAMAYGALISGITLAQVGLGSVHGLAQPFGSLFPIPHGVACGTVLAAATEVNVHALEVRDPEHRSLQKYAAVGRLLSGGEAGEVRSACRVLVKSLEEWTRRLDLPRLSEFGVGEADIPRIVAGSRNNSMKSNPVDLSDEEIAAIVRKRL